Genomic segment of Arachnia propionica:
ACTCGCCATGTCCTTGACGCTACGGCCCAGGGCCCTGAAAGGTCCTTGCCGATTTCTTAAACCTTTCTGAACTGGCGGGCCACCAAGCAATCCCGCGCCGTTTCGTTGATCCGGCACGCGACGCCTCATTCACCTGGCGCCGCGTATCGGGAAGAAGACGAGAAGAGGACGGGCGCCAGGAGGCGGCTACGGCAGTAACATCGGGCGCGGATCGGCTAGGCCAGGGGCAGGGTGAGCTGGGCGACGAAGCCAGCGCAGCCATCGGCGTTGGCCAGGGTCAGGTCGCCCCCCATGCGCTCGGCCAGCCAGGCCGAGGTGTACAACCCAAGGCCCGACCCCGGGATGCCGGCCGCGTTGGAGCCTCGGAAGCGCTTCACCACCAGGCTTGCGACCTCCTCGTCGCGCACGCCGGGACCGGCGTCTGTCAGACGCAGCCACCACGACTCGGCCGTGGTGCCGGAGTCTACGACGACCCGCGTACCCGCGTACTTGGCCGCGTTGCCCAGGAGGTTGTCGAGGATCTGGGCAAGGCGCTTCGGGTCGGCGAAGACGATCGCCTCAGCCAGCTGGAACGGCTCGAGCGCCCCAGTCGCGTCGGCCGCACGAAGCAGACTCACGATGTGCGGCGTCGGCAATTCCTCGGGGACGACGGGCAGCGCGTCCAGGCGGTCGTCACTGGCGGCGCTGAGCTCGTCGATGAGGGAGTCGACGAGCCGGGCCCGCTCGGCGATCGCGTCGAGCCGCTGCTGCTGGACCGCGTCACCCTCTTTGAGCGCGAGCAGCTCTGCATTGGCCAGGATCGTGGCGACGGGGGTTCGAAGGTCGTGGCTCAGCTGGGCGACCAAGTCGCGTTTGGACTCCTCCGCCTTGGCAGCGGCCTCGCGGGCGGCCGCGAGTTCAGTGCGCATCAGGTCGAAGGAGCTTGTGAAGGCCCCGAAGGCCTGCCCACGATCCACTCTGAGAGGCGCATCCAGCCGGCCCGCACCGACGTCGGCGGCAAACTGCTCCAGGCGCCGGAAGGGTCGCAGCAGCCTCGCCCACGCCCAAGCGGCCCAGGCGGCGGCACCCACCCCGGCCAGCCCCAACACACCGGCCCCGAGACGTCGCGCACTCCCCCAGGCCGTCGCCCATTGCTGCTGCTGCCCGGAGCCCAGCCACGCACGACCCACGACACGGCCATCAACCACGATGTCGAACCCGAACGCTCCCCGCCGGGCGGCCTCGAGGTCGGCGACGATCGGGTCGCCGCTGCTTGCCACCACGCTGCCGCCCGCGACGATCGTCCAATCACCGGGGTAGGTGGCCTCGATGCGGGGCCAGGTCGCACGCACCTGGGCGAGGAAGTCGTTGGCCTCCACGACGTCGAACCGCGGCGCAGCAGGCGCCGGGGCCAGCCACACCGCGACCGCCCCAAGCAGCAGTACCGCGGGAGCCACGAGCAGGGCGACGAAACGCCTCACCGGCCGCCCTCAAAGACGTAGCCACGCCCCCACACCGTCTTGACGTAGCGGGGGTCGGCCGGATCCGGCTCGATGTGGGTGCGCAGACGACGCACGTGCACGCTGAGCGTGGCATCGCCGGTCAGCGGCGAGTCCCAGACCGCGGTAAACAGTTCCTCCTTCGGTACGACCCGCCCACGATTCGCCACGAGGTGCCGAAGCAGCCGGTGCTCCATCGCCGTCAGCTTTATCTCGACCCCATCAACGAAGACCCGGTCGGCGTCGTCGTCAACCACCAGCCAGTCGTCGCGAAAACCCCGCGGCTGTCCCAGCCGGTCCAGCATGCGGCGAACCTTGGCCAGCAGCACCGCCAGGGAGACGGGCTTGCGCACGTAATCATCACCCCCGAGCCCCAGGGCAAGGATCTGGTCGTCGTCGCTGCCCCGGGCCGACAGGAACAGGATCGGTACGTCGCTTTTTGCCCGCATTGCGCGGCACACCTCGAAACCGTTCACATCCGGCAGGTTCACATCGAGCACGACCAGCTTCGGCGGGCGCGCGTCGAACGCAGCCAACGCGGAGGCGCCGTCGACGACGTACTCGGCTTCAAGCCCGAACGCCTGCAGGTATGTTGCGATGGCATCGGCCAGCTCAGCTTCGTCGTCGACGATCAACACGCCCATGGGCTGATCGTAACCGCCGCTGGAAGCGGAAAGGCCCGCCCCAACCGGGACGGGCCACTTCCTGGCGAATCACTTGGCGCGTTCGATGATCTCGACCAGGCGCCAGCGCTTCTGCGCCGACAACGGACGGGTCTCCATGACGCGAACGCGATCGCCGATGCCGGCGGTGTTGTCCTCGTCGTGGACCTTGATGCGCGACGACTTGGTCATGACCTTGCCGTAGAGCGGGTGCTTCACGCGATCCTCGACCAGGACGACGATGGTCTTGTCCATCTTGTCCGAGACGACGACGCCCTGCATCACCTTGCGGCGGCCGCGCTGTTGGGTGGTGGTTTCAGACATGCTCACTTCTCCTGGATCGCGGGCTCATCGACGATGCCGAGGTTGCGTTCCTGCAACACGGTGTAGACGCGGGCGATGTCCTTGCGGACCTCGCGAAGCCGCCCGTGCGACTCCAGCTGCCCCGTGGCGGCGGCGAACCGGAGGCCGAACAGCTCCTCCTTCAGCTCCACCACCTTGGCGTTGAGCTGTTCGCGGGACAGGCCGCGCAGCTCGTTGGCGGTCAGGGCCTTGCTCATCAGATCTCACCTGCTTCGCGTTTGATGAAACGGGCCTTGAAGGGCAGCTTGTGGATGGCGAGGCGCATCGCCTCACGGGCCACGTCCTCACCCACGCCGGAAAGCTCGAAGAGCACCCGGCCGGGCTTGACGTTGGCCACCCACCACTCGGGCGAACCCTTGCCGGAACCCATGCGGGTCTCGGCCGGCTTCTTGGTCAGGGGACGGTCCGGGTAGACGTTGATCCAGACCTTGCCGCCACGCTTGATGTGACGGGTCATGGCGATACGAGCGGCCTCGATCTGACGGTTCGTCAGGTAGGAGGACTCGAGCGCCTGGATGCCGTACTCACCGAAGGCGAGCTTCGTGGCGCCCTTGGCAACACCGTCACGCTTCGGGTGGTGCTGCTTGCGGAACTTGACGCGACGAGGAATCAGCATGGCTCACGCTCCTGCGTTCGAGGTTTCGGGAGCAGCCTCGGCCGGGGCCTGGGCTGCTTCGGCGCGACGGCGTCCGCCGCGCTCGGGACGATCTCCACGGCCCTCGCCGCGTCCCGGGCGGCGGCCCGAACGCTGACGACCGGTGGGGGCGGAATTGCGGGCGGCCTTCTGGGCGGCGCGTTCGGCGCGAGTGCCGGTGACATCGCCCTTGTAGATCCACACCTTGACGCCGATCCGCCCGAAGGTGGTGCGGGCCTCGTAGAAGCCGTAATCGATGTCGGCGCGGAGGGTGTGCAGCGGCACCTGGCCGTCACGGTAGCCCTCGGAACGCGACATCTCGGCCCCGCCGAGACGCCCGGAGCACTTGATGCGGATGCCCTTGGCGCCGGCGCGCATCGCCGTCTGCTGGGCCTTGCGCATCGCGCGGCGGAAGGCCACGCGCGCACCCAGCTGCTCGGCGACACCCTGCGCGACGAGCTGGGCGTCGATCTCGGGGTTCTTGACCTCGAGGATGTTCAGCTGCACCTGCTTGCCGGTCAGCTTCTCCAGCTCGGCCCGTACCCGCTCCGCCTCGGCGCCGTTGCGGCCGATGACGATCCCGGGGCGCGCGGCGTGCAGGAAAATGGTGACCCGCTTGGAACGGCGCTCGATCTCGATGGAGGAGATTCCGGCGCGTTCCAGCGACTTGGTCAGGTAGTTGCGGATCTTCACGTCCTCGGCCACGTAGTCCGCGTAGTTCTTCGTCGCGTACCAGCGGGTGATGTGATCCGTGGTGATGCCGAGACGGAAGCCGTTCGGGTTGATCTTCTGCCCCATGCTCAGGCCTCCTTCGACTCTCGGGGTTCAACGACCACAGTGATGTGGGAGCCGCGTTTCAGGATCCGCGAAGCGGAACCCTTGGCGCGGGGACGGATGCGACGCAGGGTCACGCCCTCGTCGACGAATGCCTTGGACACGTACAGGTCCCGGGAGTCCAGGTCCTCGGTGTTCTCGGCGTTGGCGACGGCCGAGGCCACCACCTTGTACACGGGCTCCGAAGCCGCCTGGGGGGCGAACTTCAGGGCGGTGAGTGCCTCGGAGACGTCCATTCCGCGGATCAGATTCACCACACGACGCACCTTCATCGGGCTCATCCGGACGTGACGCGCGATGGCGTAGGAGCCGGGACGATCACCGAGCAGGGCCTCGCGGCGGGCGCTGTTGCCGTTTTCGTTGCTCATCGTTTCGTTAGTCCTATCCTCGCGCGCCTCAGTGGCGACGGGCTTTCTTGTCTTCCTTCACGTGCCCCCGGAAGGTGCGCGTGGGGGCGAACTCGCCCAGCTTGTGACCGATCATGTTCTCGGTGATGAACACCGGAACGTGCTTGCGGCCGTCGTGCACTGCGATGGTGTGGCCCAGCATGTCCGGGACGATCATCGAGCGGCGCGACCAGGTCTTGATGACGTTCTTGGTGCCCTTTTCGTTCTGAGCGTCCACCTTCTTCATCAGGTGGTCGTCGACGAAGGGGCCTTTCTTCAGGCTGCGTGGCATATTTCCTCAGGCTCCCTATCAGCGCTTCTTGCCGGTCTTGCGGCGACGCACGATGAGACGGCTGCTCGCCTTGTTCTTGTCGCGGGTACGGCCCTCGGGCTTGCCCCACGGGGACACCGGGTGGCGACCACCCGAGGTGCGGCCCTCGCCGCCACCGTGCGGGTGGTCGACGGGGTTCATCACGACGCCACGGACGGTCGGGCGGATGCCCTTCCAGCGGTTGCGTCCGGCCTTGCCCCAGTTGATGTTCGACTGCTCGGCGTTGCCGACCGTGCCGATGGTGGCGCGGCAGCGGACGTCGACCATGCGCATCTCACCCGAGGGCATG
This window contains:
- the rpsQ gene encoding 30S ribosomal protein S17, producing MSETTTQQRGRRKVMQGVVVSDKMDKTIVVLVEDRVKHPLYGKVMTKSSRIKVHDEDNTAGIGDRVRVMETRPLSAQKRWRLVEIIERAK
- the rplV gene encoding 50S ribosomal protein L22, giving the protein MSNENGNSARREALLGDRPGSYAIARHVRMSPMKVRRVVNLIRGMDVSEALTALKFAPQAASEPVYKVVASAVANAENTEDLDSRDLYVSKAFVDEGVTLRRIRPRAKGSASRILKRGSHITVVVEPRESKEA
- the rplP gene encoding 50S ribosomal protein L16 translates to MLIPRRVKFRKQHHPKRDGVAKGATKLAFGEYGIQALESSYLTNRQIEAARIAMTRHIKRGGKVWINVYPDRPLTKKPAETRMGSGKGSPEWWVANVKPGRVLFELSGVGEDVAREAMRLAIHKLPFKARFIKREAGEI
- the rpsS gene encoding 30S ribosomal protein S19, with product MPRSLKKGPFVDDHLMKKVDAQNEKGTKNVIKTWSRRSMIVPDMLGHTIAVHDGRKHVPVFITENMIGHKLGEFAPTRTFRGHVKEDKKARRH
- the rpmC gene encoding 50S ribosomal protein L29 → MSKALTANELRGLSREQLNAKVVELKEELFGLRFAAATGQLESHGRLREVRKDIARVYTVLQERNLGIVDEPAIQEK
- a CDS encoding response regulator transcription factor is translated as MGVLIVDDEAELADAIATYLQAFGLEAEYVVDGASALAAFDARPPKLVVLDVNLPDVNGFEVCRAMRAKSDVPILFLSARGSDDDQILALGLGGDDYVRKPVSLAVLLAKVRRMLDRLGQPRGFRDDWLVVDDDADRVFVDGVEIKLTAMEHRLLRHLVANRGRVVPKEELFTAVWDSPLTGDATLSVHVRRLRTHIEPDPADPRYVKTVWGRGYVFEGGR
- a CDS encoding sensor histidine kinase — its product is MRRFVALLVAPAVLLLGAVAVWLAPAPAAPRFDVVEANDFLAQVRATWPRIEATYPGDWTIVAGGSVVASSGDPIVADLEAARRGAFGFDIVVDGRVVGRAWLGSGQQQQWATAWGSARRLGAGVLGLAGVGAAAWAAWAWARLLRPFRRLEQFAADVGAGRLDAPLRVDRGQAFGAFTSSFDLMRTELAAAREAAAKAEESKRDLVAQLSHDLRTPVATILANAELLALKEGDAVQQQRLDAIAERARLVDSLIDELSAASDDRLDALPVVPEELPTPHIVSLLRAADATGALEPFQLAEAIVFADPKRLAQILDNLLGNAAKYAGTRVVVDSGTTAESWWLRLTDAGPGVRDEEVASLVVKRFRGSNAAGIPGSGLGLYTSAWLAERMGGDLTLANADGCAGFVAQLTLPLA
- the rpsC gene encoding 30S ribosomal protein S3 — encoded protein: MGQKINPNGFRLGITTDHITRWYATKNYADYVAEDVKIRNYLTKSLERAGISSIEIERRSKRVTIFLHAARPGIVIGRNGAEAERVRAELEKLTGKQVQLNILEVKNPEIDAQLVAQGVAEQLGARVAFRRAMRKAQQTAMRAGAKGIRIKCSGRLGGAEMSRSEGYRDGQVPLHTLRADIDYGFYEARTTFGRIGVKVWIYKGDVTGTRAERAAQKAARNSAPTGRQRSGRRPGRGEGRGDRPERGGRRRAEAAQAPAEAAPETSNAGA